GAAGCCCTCGTGGACGCCCGCCTGCCATACGCCGAAGACGGCGCCGCTGGGCTCGCGGGCCAGGCACATCGTGCCGAACTCGCCTACCTGCATCGGCTCCATCAGCACCTCACCGCCGTTCTCACGGATCTTGGCGGCGGTGGCGGCGGCGTCCGGGGAGGCGAAGTACAGGCACCACTGCGACTGGCCCTCCTGGCCGGGCATCGGCGGGACGACCGCGGCGACCGCCTTGCCGTCGACGAAGGCCTGTGTGTAGTTCCCGTACTCCGACGACGCCTCGCCGAAGGTCCAGCCCAGGACGTCGCCGTAGAAGCTCTTGGCGCCCTCCAGGTCGCTGAACATCGCGTCGGCCCAACAAGGGGCTCCCTCTGGTCGTACGGCCATGACGACGGCCCTCCCGATGAGATGGATTGTCCGGTTCCTCACGCTAGTCACCCGGCGGTCGACTCGCCCGCCGAACACGGAAGTCACCGAGAGTTACTCATGGGCGCAACGGCGCGTGGGAGCACATGGCGGGAGTGTTGGCACACACGCGGCGCCGTCCGCCCCATCCGGCAGGTTTGCACCTCCAGGGCGCGAAACCGCCCCCTTCACGCCGTACCCACCCGTCACTCAGGGTGTTTGGCTGGTGCCGCGGATCACCGTACCGATCTTCACGACCCGTCCGCTCAGCTCCGCGCACCTTCCTGGAGGGAACGTGTCCACACCGGACAGCGCCACCGGTCCCGCTCTCGACGAACCCGAACCCGGCCCTTCCGCCGCCGCCTCCACCGACGGGCAGCTCACCAGTCTCAGCACCCGGGCGGCCCGTCAGCTCGCCACGACCCACAAGTCCGAACCGCAGATGCAGGCCATCAGCTCGCGCTGGCTGCTGCGGATGCTGCCCTGGGTGGACATCAAGGGCGGCGCCTACCGTGTCAACCGGCGGCTCCAACTGCGGGTCGGCCGGGGCCGGGTGCAGTTCGAGCAGAACGGCGGGGACGACGTCCGGGTCATCCCGGAGACCCTCACCGAGCTGCCCGTGCTGCGCGGCTACTCCGACAACGGCGCCCTCGCGGAGCTCTCCGCCCGCTTCCGGGTGCGGGAGGTCCGGGCCGGTCAGGTCGTCTTCGAGGCCGGGCAGCCGGTGACGGAGGCGTACCTCGTCGTGCACGGCCGGTTCGCCCGCTTCACCGCCGGCAAGTACGGCGAGGAGGAGATCGTCGGGGTCGTCTCCGGCGGCGACCAGCTCGGCGACGAGGCCGTCGGGCAGGACGACCCGCTGTGGCTGAGCTCGGTGCGCGCGGAGACCTCGGGCGTGCTGCTGGCGCTGCCGTGGGACGTGCTGCGGGAGTTCATGGGGCGGGTGCCGTCCCTCGCGGCCCATCTGGAGGCCTACGCGGCACGGCAGCGGCTGCCGATGAACCGCAAGGGCGAGGCCGACCTGCCGCTACAAGCCGGCCACACCGGAGAGCCGACGCTCTCGACGGGCTTCGTCGACTACGAACTCTCGCCGCGCGAGTACGAGTTGTCGCTGACCCAGACCGTGCTGAAGGTCCACACCCGGGTCGCCGACCTCTACAACCACCCGATGAACCAGACCGAGCAGCAACTCCGGCTGACCGTCGAGGAGATCCGCGAACGGCAGGAGTGGGAGCTGGTCAACAACCGGGAGTTCGGGCTGCTGCACAACGCCGACTACTCCCAGCGCGTCAGCACGTTCACCGGCCCGCCGACGCCGGACGACATGGACGAGCTGCTGTCGATGCGGCGCAGGACCAAGCTGTTCCTCGCCCATCCCAAGGCGATCGCGGCCTTCTTCCGGCAGTGCAACCGGCGTGGTCTGGTGCCCGGCACGGCCACCGTCGAGGGGCACGAGATCCCGGCCTGGCGCGGGGTGCCGATCTTCCCGTGCAACAAGATCCCGATCAGCCCGCAGCACACCAGCAGCATCCTCGCGCTGCGCACCGGCGAGGCCGACCAGGGGGTCGTCGGCCTGTACCAGACGGGCATCCCGGAGGAGTTCCAACCCGGCCTGAACGTACGGTTCATGGGGGTCGACGCCAACTCGATCATCCGCTACCTCGTGACCGCGTACTACTCGATGGCCGTCCTCGTGCCGGACGCGGCCGGAGTCCTGGAGAACGTCCAGGTCGGCCGGACGGCCGAGTGAGGACGGGCCGAGTGAGGACGGGCCGAGTGAGGACGGGCCGAGTACGGGCGGGTCGAGTACGGGCGGGTCGAGTACGGGCGGGTCGAGTGCGGGCGGGGAGGTCGCGGTGAGTGCGCCCCCGAGCGCCGGGAGTGCGCTGCCCGGTCCGCCGAATCTCGCCGCGAGCGTGCGGGCCCGGCGCGGCGGGGCGATCCCGGGCCTCAGGTACCGGCAGGCCGCGCCCGCCGATCCGGAGCAGGCCGCGGAGATCGACCGCAGGCTGGAGGCGTGGGCCCGCGGCCTGGATCTGTTCCCGGCGGCCTGGAACGGGGACTTCGCGGGGTTCCAGTTCGGCCGCGCGGTGGTGCTCCAGCATCCGTGCGCGGCCGACCTGGAACGCCTCACGGTCGCCGGCAAACTGCTGCTGGCCGAGAACATCGTCGACAACTGCTACTGCGAGGAGGACGAGGACAAGGGCGGCTCGCGCAGCGGGCTCGGCGGCCGGCTGGTCATGTCGCAGTCGGCGCTCGACCCCTACCACGGCCCGCCCGACCTCCAGGCGGAGTGGACGCAGGGGATGCAGGCCGACGGCCCGCTGCGGGCGTACCACTGGGCTCTGAAGGACTACGCCGTCCTCGCCACGCCCAGCCAGACGGACCGGTTCGTGCACGACATCGCCCGGCTGCACCTGGGCTATCTCGCCGAGGCGGCCTGGGGGGAGACCCGGTACGTGCCGCGGGTGTGGGAGTACTTGGTGATGCGGCAGTTCAACAACTTCCGGCCGTGTCTGTCGGTCGTCGACGCGGTGGACGGCTACGAACTGCCCGAGGCGCTCTACGCCCGCCCCGAGATCCAGCGCGTCACGGCGCTCGCCGGCAACGCCACCACCATCGTCAACGACCTGTACTCCTTCACCAAGGAGCTGGCCGGCGACCCGACCCATCTCAACCTGCCGCAGGTCGTCGCCGCCAACGACCGGCGCGGTCTGAAGGCCGCGTACCTGAAGTCGGTCGGGATCCACAACCAGATCATGGCGGCGTTCGAGGAGGAGTCCGCCCTGCTCGCCGCGACCTCGCCGCTCATCGAGCGCTACACGCGCGGCCTGGCGGACTGGGTGGCCGGCAACCACGAGTGGCACGCCACCAACACCCACCGCTACCACCTGCCCGACTACTGGTGACCGCCGCCTTCCTGACACCCCGTCGGCACCGAGCACCGTCACCCACCGAGCACCGTCATGCAGAGCAGCACCGTCACGCATCGCAGCACGAGGAGCCACCGTTGACCATCACCCCGGACGCCATCGCCACGACCGTCCCGCTGCCGACCCAGTCCACGTACCAGAACCGCGTCGCGGACTACTGGAACGCCGAGGAGAACCCGGTCAACCTCGAACTCGGCAGGATCGACGACCTCTACCACCATCACTACGGCGTCGGCGCGGCCGACTGGACCGTGCTCGACGAGCCCGACGCCGATCTGCGCCGCGCGCGGGTCACCGCCGAACTGCACCGCCTGGAGCACGCCCAAGCCGAACTGCTGGCCGCCCGGCTCGGCCGGCTCACCCCCGCCGACCGGGTCTTCGACGCCGGGTGCGGTCGCGGCGGCGGCAGTGTCGTGGCGAACCAGCGGCACGGCTGCCACGCGGACGGCGTCACCATCTCCGCCAAGCAGGCCGGGTTCGCCAACGAACAGGCCCGCAAGCGGGGCATCGACGACAAGGTGCGCTACCACCATCGCAACATGCTCGACACCGGCCTGGAGACCGGCGCGTACGCGGCGTCGTGGAACAACGAGTCGACCATGTACGTCGAGCTGGACCTGCTGTTCGCCGAGCACGCCCGGCTACTGCGCCGCGGCGGACGGTATGTCGTCGTCACCGGCTGCTACAACGACACCTACGGCCAGGCCTCGCGCGAGGTGTCGCTCATCAACGCCCACTACATCTGCGACATCCACCCGCGCTCGGCCTACTTCCAGGCGCTGGCCCGCAACCGGCTGGTGCCGGTCCACGTGGAGGACCTCACGGAGGCGGCCATCCCCTACTGGGAGCTGCGCAGCCAGGCCGACCACCTGGTCACCGGCATCGAGGAGACCTTCCTCACCGCCTACCGCAACGGCAGCTTCCAGTACCTGCTGATCGCGGCCGACCGGGTCTGAACCAGACCGGATCTCAACGAGGCCGGATCTCAACGGGGCGGGGACCGGGCTCCGGCGATCTCGCCGGCCCAGTCCCGTCGGGCGCGGCCCCGCGCCGGTGACCGGTGCCGCCTACGCCCCGTCGTACGCCTTCTGCAGGGCGGCGATGTCGAGCTTGCCCATCGCGAGCATGGCCTTCATGGCGCGGGCGGCCTTCTCGGAGTCGCCGCCGGTGACCATGGCCATGAGCGCGGCGGGGACGACCTGCCAGGACACGCCGTACTTGTCCTTGAGCCAGCCGCAGGGGCCGGGCTCGCCGCCGCCCTCGAGGAGCCTGTCCCAGTAGAAGTCGACCTCCTCCTGGTCGGCGCAGTGGATCTGGAAGGAGATCGCCTCGTTGAACTTGAACTCCGGGCCGCCGTTCAGCCCGACGAACTTCTGGCCGTTCGCCGTGAACTCCACGGTGAGCACGGACCCGGCGGTGCCCGGACCTGCTTCGGTGTAGCGGGTGACGTCGCCGACCTCGGAGTTCTTGAAGATCGACACGTAGTGGTGGGCGGCTTCCTCGGCCTGGCCGTCGAACCAGAGACACGTGGTGAATCCGTCGGTGGTCATGAATACCTCCTGGGCGTGGAACGCGGTCATCAGTGTCGACCGCCGTCCGCCCCGAAACTCATCGCCCGGGCCGTGGATTAATCCGAATGCGCTCTGCCCGTGGCGAATCTGCCGCGGGCAGAGAAACCGCCTTCGGGCGCCGCCGGAGGCCGAGAGTGGGGTCGACGGCAGTCACGCCACGACGAGGAGAACCGATGACTCCACTCACCACGCTCGCTCCCCGCGCCGAGGAGGGCGACACCGCGTCCACCCGCTTCGACGACCACCTCGCCGCCCAACTGCTCGACCAGCGCATCGTGTTGCTCGGCACCCAGGTCGACGAGGTCTCCGCGAACCGGGTCTGCGCGCAACTGCTGATCCTGTCGGCGCAGGACCCGCGCACCGACATCGCCCTGTACATCAACAGCCCGGGCGGGTCGGTGCACGCGGGGCTCGCCGTCTACGACACGATGCGGCTGATCCCCAACGACGTCTCGACGCTCGCCATGGGCTTCGCGGCCAGCATGGGTCAGTTCCTGCTCAGCGTCGGCGCGCCCGGCAAGCGGTACGCGCTGCCGAACGCGCGCGTCATGATGCACCAGCCGTCGGCCGGGATCGGCGGCACCACGTCGGACATCGAGATCCAGGCGGACAACCTGGAGCACACCAAGCGGACCATCGAGCGGATCACCGCCGAGCACACCGGTCAGACCCCGGAGACCATCTCGCGCGACGGCGACCGCGATCGCTGGTTCACGGCCGAGGAGGCCAGGGAGTACGGCATCGTGGACCGGGTCGTGGAGTCCCTCGCGGACGTCCGCCCGGCCGCCTCCAAGCGACGGATGGGGCTGTGACCATGGGCACCTACACGATTCCGAACGTCGTCGAGCGCACCCCGCAGGGCGAGCGGTCCTACGACGTCTTCAGCCGGCTGCTGTCGGAGCGGATCATCTTCCTCGGCACCGAGATCGACGACGGGGTCGCCAACGTCGTCATCGCGCAGCTCCTCCATCTGGAGTCGGCGTCCCCGGAGAGCGAGATCTCGATCTACCTCAACTCCCCGGGCGGATCGTTCACTTCACTGATGGCGATCTACGACACGATGACGTTCGTGCAGGCGCCGATCTCGACGTTCTGCGTCGGGCAGGCGGCGTCGACGGCGGCCGTGCTGCTGGCGGGCGGGGATCCCGGCCGCCGGTTCGTGCTGGAGCACGCGCGCGTGCTGCTCGGGCAGCCGGCCAGCGGCGGCCGCCAGGGCACGGTGTCCGACCTGGCGCTGCAGGCCAAGGAGATGGTCCGTATCCGCGCCCAGGTGGAGGAGGTACTGGCCCGCCACACCCCCCACGACCTGGCGACCCTGCGCACGGACATGGACCGCGACAAGGTGTTCACCGCACCGGAGGCGGTGGCGTACGGGCTGGCCGACGAGGTGCTGAGCCGGCGTCTCGTGAACGTGTGAGACGCCGGCCCGCGCGGGTCGTCAGGCGGCCAGGCAGAGTCCGTCGTACGACGAACTCGTCGTCGCACGGCTCCTGTTGGAGTGGCTCCTGCCGGAGTGGCGGCTGCTGAGCCGGATCAGCTCTCCCTGGGCCCGGCCCAGCAGGTCGCCCAGGCTCAGGCCGAGGGCGTGGGCGGCGGCCGCGAGGACCTCCGAGGAGGCTTCCTTGCGGCCGCGCTCCACCTCCGAGAGGTACGGCATGGAGATGCGGGCCGAGTCGGCGACGTCCTTGAGGGTGCGCTCCTGCGCCTGGCGTTCGCGGCGCAGGACGTCTCCGACCAGGTCGCGCCACAGGGGCTCGCGCGCGGCGGGTCTGGCGGCGGGGGCGGCGGTGTCGCCCGGGCGCTCGGCAGGCGGGCGCAGCGGGATCACACGGGCTTGGTTCGGCGCTTGGTCGCTCACCTGACCAGCCTAGAAGAGCGGCCCGCGACCGGAAGGGGCCCGGCGTTGCGCCCTCGGTGGAATCCGTGCCGGAATCCCGCACGCATGGGTCGGCCCGGATCGGGTACCCGCCCCCTGAGCGGGCTCGTGTGTTCGTGTCCGCTCACGGACCGAGAACAGCAGACGCCAAGCCGTGACGTTCGAGGGATTCGAGGGAGAGGCAATGCAGACCGCCGTGATCCGGTCGGAGGCCAAGGCCGTCGAGAGCACCCCCGTGACCAGCACGGACGGCGCACCGCTGCCGGGAATCGAGGCACCGCGGAGCGTGGCTCCGCGCGACGCACGGGAGCTGTCCCGCCAGTTCTTCCAGCGGCTGGCCGTACTCGAAGAGGGCACGCACGACTACCAGTACGCGCGCAACACGCTCATCGAGATGAACATGTCCCTGGTGCGGTTCGCGGCCGGCCGGTTCCGCGGTCGCGGGGACGACATGGAGGACATCGTCCAGACCGGGATGATCGGCCTGATCAAGGCCATCGACCGGTTCGAGATCTCGCGCGAGGTGGAGTTCACGTCGTTCGCGCTGCCGTACATCGTCGGTGAGATCAAGCGGTTCTTCCGGGACACGACCTGGGCGGTGCACGTGCCGCGCCGGTTGCAGGAGCTGCGCGTCGAGCTGGCCAAGGCCCGGGACGAACTCGCCGGCCGGCTGGACCGGGATCCGACGGTGGCGGAGCTGGCCACGCTGATGAACCTCGCGGAGAACCAGGTGGTCGAGGCGCAGATCGCCGCCAACGGCTACAACTCCTCCTCGCTCGACGCGGCGCTGACCGGCGACGGCCCGGAGCACGGCGAGTCGGTTCTCGCGGACTTCATCGGCGTGGAGGAGGACGGGCTGCGGCTCGTCGAGGACTTCCACTCGCTCGCCCCGCTCATGGCCGAACTCAGCGAGCGCGACCGGCAGATCATCCACCTGCGGTTCGTGGAGGAGGCCACCCAGTCGGAGATCGGCGAACGGCTCGGCTGTTCCCAGATGCACGTGTCCCGGCTGATCAAGCGGATCATCACGCGGCTGCGCCAGGGGATGCTGGGCGAACTGGGCTGCGCCTGACGGCCCTGGCCTGCGCCCGACGGCTCAGCCGCCGAACCTGAGCAGCGCGCGGACGCGTTTGCCGACCGGCACGCGCTCGGCGGTGACCTCCGCCGCCAGCGCGTGCACGATCTCCAGACCGTGCCGGCCGATGCGCCGGGGGTCCTTCGGGAAGCGCAGGGGCAGCGCGTCGCTGCTGTCGTACACGCACACCGTGACCGCGTCGTCCGTACCCTCCAGTTCCAGGATGTACGGCCCGTTGCTGTGCCGGTCGGCGTTGGTGACCAGTTCGCTGACGACCAGGAGCACGTCCCCGCTCGCTCGGTCGCCGATCGTGGCGCACCATTCCGTTCTGAGCTGGTCGACGAAGTGGGCGGCGAAGGAACGGGCCTCGGCTATGCAGCCGGGTTCACCGGTGTAGTGCGCCGCCCGCCGCAGGGGTTCCACGGGTACGTCGAAGCCGGTCGGTACCACTGCCCCGTCCAGGTGCTCGATCATGCGTTTCTCTCTCGGAGGCCGGACTGGCCGGACGCTGCTGTGCACCTGTGCTCGTACCCCGTGCCGCGCCGCGCAGTCCCCGTCGGCCGTCACCCTGTCCGGGCGACGGCCATGGGGTTGCTCACACGGCGGGTGAGAGGGCGGACGACGTCCGGCTGGTGACGCCCGCCGACGGCGGGGCCTGCGAGAGCGAGGAGAGGGAGCTCTCCGGCTCGTCCGTGAGTTCGGACAGCGAGCTCGGCGGCTCGGAGAGCCCGGACTCCTCGGACCTGGACCCGGAGGACGGCGGCTCCGAGGACGGGGGCTCGGAACTCGGGGGCCGGGAACTCGGGGGCTCGGAGCTGTGCGACTCGGAGGACGGCGGTTTCGTGGACGGGGATTCCTTGGACGGGGATTCCTTGGACGGGGACTTCGAGCCCGGGGACTTCGAGGACGACCCGGACGACGGCGGCACGCAGCCCGTCGGCTTACCGGTCGCGGCGCCGGTGGGCGGCGAGACGCACGTCGGCATGCCCGGGGTGCTGACGGTGATGGACGGCGTCAGCTTCGCCGGCGGCCGGGTGGGCCGGTCGTGGTGCACGTCGCCGCCCGGCCGGCGGGCGATCCAGTGGTGGCCGGGGTGGGGGTCGTAGAGCACGAAGACGTTGACCACCTTCACGGAGGCGTTGACCACGACCGTCGTCGAGGGGCTGTACGAGGACCAGGTGTGGCCGGTCCGCTTGTACCCGGACTGCTGGGCGACGGGCGGGGTCAGCGGGTTGCCGCAGGCGCAGCGCACCCGGGGGACGCCGCGCCCGTCGACCATGACCGCCGTGCCGGCCTGCAGGATCGCCTGATAGGTGGTGGCGGCTCCGTCACGGTATCCGTGGTTGGTGACGCGGGTGTCCAGGCGCAGTTGCACGGGGGTGAGGGAGCGCAGGTAGCCGGGGACCTGGGCGGGGTCGACGCCGGCCACGGAGGCGAACGCCTTGTTCTTGGCGGGGTCCTGCTGGAGGTACTTGATCTGCAGCGCCACGTCGCAACTGGAGACGTTGAGGGTGCCGCCGTACAGTCCGGGCTGCCCGCCGCTGACCCCGGGGACGGTGTTCCCGGGCGGGGCGGAGCCCTGCGGGGCGACGGAGGCGGGCGACGCGGAGCTGGTCTTGGCGGCGTTCTCGCCCGTGAAGCTGTCCGGTCCGGGGTCGCCGGCCGGCTGCATGAAGACCTCGCCGGCCGCCTGGTTCGAGCCGCCGCCTCCGGGCAGGGTCAGGACCAGGGCGAGGGCCGTCGCGGCCACGACCGCCGTGGTGATCAGGGCGACCCGGGGCGCGGACTTCCACCAGGGCCGGCGCGGTTCCCAGCCACCGCCGCCCCCCGGGGAGTCGCCGACGGGCGGCTCGGACGGCGGGCCCGAGGGCGGCGGCTGGGAGGGACCCGACAGCGGGCCGGAGGGCGGGCCGGCCGGTCGCCCGGTGGGCCGCCCCGTGGGTTCCGTGGGCGGTTCCGACGGGCGGCCGGAAGACGGAGGTTCGACACTCACGAGCACTCCCGACGTGGATTTACCGCGGCGCTTCACGTGACCGGGTGACCGATGCGACCGATCCGACCGGCCTGGTCGAAATGCGCCGTTTTATTCCGCAACGCACCCATTGTGTGCTCCGATCAGGCGCCGCCCGCAAGCCGGACGCCGACGGCCCCTCCCCCGGCCCCTCCCGACGAGCGCGCTCCGCCGGCGCTGCTTAGCGTGGGCAGGGTGAGCTCCCACACCCCCTATGACCAGGCAGTCTCCCGCCACGGCTGGGTGCAGGCGGTCGCCGCGGCACTGGCCGGGCTGATCGCCATGGGGGTGGTGGCCGCGCTGGGACTGTGGGCGGCCGGCGCCTCGGACCTGCCGCAGGGCGCCTACCCCCGGGTCGTCGCGGCGACCGTCGTCACGGCCGTCGGCGGCACGGTCGAGGTCTCCGGGAGCGCCGGCGGGCTCGCCGACACGCAGGCCGGTCTGACGGTGATCCCGCTGTCCGTCACCCTGGTGGGCGTACTCGTCGTCGGTGCCGGATTCCTGCGGCCGCTGCGGCACCGGGCGGTGGCCGGCGCGGCGGAGCTGGCCTGGTGGGCGGCCCGGATCGCCGTCGTGTGGCTCCTCGGTCTGCTCGGTCTGGCCCTCGCCGCGCGCCAGACCTTCAAGCTCTCCCTCGGTGACGACACGCTGAGCGACCTGGGTGAACTGTTCGACGTCAGCCCCGAGGTCGGTTTCACCACCGACGTGCCGCTCACCCTGGTGATCGGGCTGCTGTGGCTGGCCGGGGTGCTGGCGCTGGCGCTGCTGGTCTCGCGCGGGGCTCCGCTGCCGGCCCGGCTGCTGCGCTTCCAGGAGTCGGTACGGCCGGCCGCGCACGCGATGGTCGTGCTGCTGCTCGCCTGGGTCGCCCTGGGCGTCGTCGCCGCGCTGGTCGTCGCGGCGACCCGCGGGCACGCCACCGAGACCCTCGCGGTGGTGCTGCTCGGCATGCCCAACCTGATGTGGCTGACGTTCACGATCGGGCTGGGCGCGACCTGGAACGGCCGGGTGGAGGGTCCGTTCGGGCTGCCGATGCCGCATGTGCTGGACGAGGTGCTGCGCAGCCGGGACACCGCCGCGCTGAACCTGAGCACGCTCGCCGAGCACGACGGCCGCGTGTGGTGGCTGGTAGTCGTGAACGCGGTGCTGCTGCTGGCGGCCGCGTTCTCGATGGCGGCCCACTCACCGCCCCGGATGCGCGCCTGGCAGCACGCCGTGCACATGGCGGTCGCGCTGGTGCTCACGGTGCTGATGGTCTGTCTGGTGGGCCGGATCTCCGCGCACTTCGGCCTCTCCGTGCTCGGCATCGGCGACCTGGGCGGCAATCTGTCCGGGGAGCTGTTCCTGCGCCCCGAGGTGTGGTCGGCGCTCGGTTTCGCCGCGCTGTGGGGGCTGGTCACCGGTTTCCTGGGCGGGCTGCTGGCGGGGCTGCTGCGCCGCCGGGGCGGGACACAACCCCTGGTGGCCTGACGGCTCAGTGCCGGTCGCCGGGGAAGACCGGCCGCGCCCAGCGCGGAGGCGTCGGCGTGGGCGTCGACGCCGGGGTGGCGACCAGCTCCGTCGGCGGGTGGACCGCCCGGTGCCCGCCGCCGCCCTTCGCCCTCAGCTCGGCGACGAAGGCGGCGCAGGTGGGGTGGCGGGCCTCGGGGTTCTTGGCGAGGGCCCGGGCGAACACCGCGTCGAGGTACGGGGGGAGGTCGGGGCGGACCTCCGTCAGCGGGGTCGGGTCGGCGTTCTGGTGGGCCCAGAGCAGGGCCATGTCGTCGTCGCGGAGGAAGGGCGGGCGGCCCGCGAGGCACTCGTAGACCACGCAGGCGAAGCCGTAGACGTCGCAGCGGCCGTCGACCGGGCGGCCGGAGATCTGCTCGGGGGCGACGTAGTCGAGCGTGCCGACGAACTGTCCGACCGTCGTGAACCCGGTCAGCGACAGCGACTTCTTCGTCAGGCCGAAGTCGGTGAGGTAGACGTGCTCGGGGTGGTCGCTGTCGGTGCCCCGGGACACCAGGATGTTGCCGGGCTTGACGTCCCGGTGGACCAGTCCGTGTTCGTGGGCGGCGTCCAGCGCGGAGGCGACCTGCGCGGCGATGCGGACGGCCGTCGGCAGCGGCAGGGGGCCCTCGCGGTCCAGGAGCTGGCGCAGGTCGCTCCCGTCGACGTACCGCATGGCGATGTAGAGCACCCCGTCGGTCTCGTCCGCCTCGAAGACGGGCACGATGTGCGGGTGGTCGATCGCCGCCGCCACCCGCGACTCGTGGGTGAAGCGCTTGCGGAAGGTGTCGTTGCGGGCCAGCTCCGGGGCGAGCAGTTTGAGCGCGACGGTCCGGTCCAGGCGCAGGTCACGGGCGCGGTAGACGACGG
The Streptomyces sp. NBC_01485 genome window above contains:
- a CDS encoding family 2B encapsulin nanocompartment shell protein is translated as MSTPDSATGPALDEPEPGPSAAASTDGQLTSLSTRAARQLATTHKSEPQMQAISSRWLLRMLPWVDIKGGAYRVNRRLQLRVGRGRVQFEQNGGDDVRVIPETLTELPVLRGYSDNGALAELSARFRVREVRAGQVVFEAGQPVTEAYLVVHGRFARFTAGKYGEEEIVGVVSGGDQLGDEAVGQDDPLWLSSVRAETSGVLLALPWDVLREFMGRVPSLAAHLEAYAARQRLPMNRKGEADLPLQAGHTGEPTLSTGFVDYELSPREYELSLTQTVLKVHTRVADLYNHPMNQTEQQLRLTVEEIRERQEWELVNNREFGLLHNADYSQRVSTFTGPPTPDDMDELLSMRRRTKLFLAHPKAIAAFFRQCNRRGLVPGTATVEGHEIPAWRGVPIFPCNKIPISPQHTSSILALRTGEADQGVVGLYQTGIPEEFQPGLNVRFMGVDANSIIRYLVTAYYSMAVLVPDAAGVLENVQVGRTAE
- a CDS encoding family 2 encapsulin nanocompartment cargo protein terpene cyclase; translation: MSAPPSAGSALPGPPNLAASVRARRGGAIPGLRYRQAAPADPEQAAEIDRRLEAWARGLDLFPAAWNGDFAGFQFGRAVVLQHPCAADLERLTVAGKLLLAENIVDNCYCEEDEDKGGSRSGLGGRLVMSQSALDPYHGPPDLQAEWTQGMQADGPLRAYHWALKDYAVLATPSQTDRFVHDIARLHLGYLAEAAWGETRYVPRVWEYLVMRQFNNFRPCLSVVDAVDGYELPEALYARPEIQRVTALAGNATTIVNDLYSFTKELAGDPTHLNLPQVVAANDRRGLKAAYLKSVGIHNQIMAAFEEESALLAATSPLIERYTRGLADWVAGNHEWHATNTHRYHLPDYW
- a CDS encoding geranyl diphosphate 2-C-methyltransferase, producing the protein MTITPDAIATTVPLPTQSTYQNRVADYWNAEENPVNLELGRIDDLYHHHYGVGAADWTVLDEPDADLRRARVTAELHRLEHAQAELLAARLGRLTPADRVFDAGCGRGGGSVVANQRHGCHADGVTISAKQAGFANEQARKRGIDDKVRYHHRNMLDTGLETGAYAASWNNESTMYVELDLLFAEHARLLRRGGRYVVVTGCYNDTYGQASREVSLINAHYICDIHPRSAYFQALARNRLVPVHVEDLTEAAIPYWELRSQADHLVTGIEETFLTAYRNGSFQYLLIAADRV
- a CDS encoding VOC family protein, translating into MTTDGFTTCLWFDGQAEEAAHHYVSIFKNSEVGDVTRYTEAGPGTAGSVLTVEFTANGQKFVGLNGGPEFKFNEAISFQIHCADQEEVDFYWDRLLEGGGEPGPCGWLKDKYGVSWQVVPAALMAMVTGGDSEKAARAMKAMLAMGKLDIAALQKAYDGA
- a CDS encoding ATP-dependent Clp protease proteolytic subunit — translated: MTPLTTLAPRAEEGDTASTRFDDHLAAQLLDQRIVLLGTQVDEVSANRVCAQLLILSAQDPRTDIALYINSPGGSVHAGLAVYDTMRLIPNDVSTLAMGFAASMGQFLLSVGAPGKRYALPNARVMMHQPSAGIGGTTSDIEIQADNLEHTKRTIERITAEHTGQTPETISRDGDRDRWFTAEEAREYGIVDRVVESLADVRPAASKRRMGL
- a CDS encoding ClpP family protease, translated to MGTYTIPNVVERTPQGERSYDVFSRLLSERIIFLGTEIDDGVANVVIAQLLHLESASPESEISIYLNSPGGSFTSLMAIYDTMTFVQAPISTFCVGQAASTAAVLLAGGDPGRRFVLEHARVLLGQPASGGRQGTVSDLALQAKEMVRIRAQVEEVLARHTPHDLATLRTDMDRDKVFTAPEAVAYGLADEVLSRRLVNV
- a CDS encoding helix-turn-helix domain-containing protein, with the translated sequence MSDQAPNQARVIPLRPPAERPGDTAAPAARPAAREPLWRDLVGDVLRRERQAQERTLKDVADSARISMPYLSEVERGRKEASSEVLAAAAHALGLSLGDLLGRAQGELIRLSSRHSGRSHSNRSRATTSSSYDGLCLAA
- a CDS encoding RNA polymerase sigma factor SigF: MQTAVIRSEAKAVESTPVTSTDGAPLPGIEAPRSVAPRDARELSRQFFQRLAVLEEGTHDYQYARNTLIEMNMSLVRFAAGRFRGRGDDMEDIVQTGMIGLIKAIDRFEISREVEFTSFALPYIVGEIKRFFRDTTWAVHVPRRLQELRVELAKARDELAGRLDRDPTVAELATLMNLAENQVVEAQIAANGYNSSSLDAALTGDGPEHGESVLADFIGVEEDGLRLVEDFHSLAPLMAELSERDRQIIHLRFVEEATQSEIGERLGCSQMHVSRLIKRIITRLRQGMLGELGCA
- a CDS encoding ATP-binding protein, with the translated sequence MIEHLDGAVVPTGFDVPVEPLRRAAHYTGEPGCIAEARSFAAHFVDQLRTEWCATIGDRASGDVLLVVSELVTNADRHSNGPYILELEGTDDAVTVCVYDSSDALPLRFPKDPRRIGRHGLEIVHALAAEVTAERVPVGKRVRALLRFGG
- a CDS encoding DUF6777 domain-containing protein produces the protein MSVEPPSSGRPSEPPTEPTGRPTGRPAGPPSGPLSGPSQPPPSGPPSEPPVGDSPGGGGGWEPRRPWWKSAPRVALITTAVVAATALALVLTLPGGGGSNQAAGEVFMQPAGDPGPDSFTGENAAKTSSASPASVAPQGSAPPGNTVPGVSGGQPGLYGGTLNVSSCDVALQIKYLQQDPAKNKAFASVAGVDPAQVPGYLRSLTPVQLRLDTRVTNHGYRDGAATTYQAILQAGTAVMVDGRGVPRVRCACGNPLTPPVAQQSGYKRTGHTWSSYSPSTTVVVNASVKVVNVFVLYDPHPGHHWIARRPGGDVHHDRPTRPPAKLTPSITVSTPGMPTCVSPPTGAATGKPTGCVPPSSGSSSKSPGSKSPSKESPSKESPSTKPPSSESHSSEPPSSRPPSSEPPSSEPPSSGSRSEESGLSEPPSSLSELTDEPESSLSSLSQAPPSAGVTSRTSSALSPAV